The following coding sequences lie in one Hydrogenophaga sp. PBL-H3 genomic window:
- a CDS encoding pilus assembly protein, with product MAAVLAITVIPTVGFSEDIDIYVGGTTGGAPNLLFVFDNSAAFEASAANTCKYLDDGTAPSLGNSVGGIQQCAFYNIVYGLKDDSVNLGLMIFNSNGMRDRYGEYCNANIGGCLAQPLTAVNASTKTDLLKWIRSWCTSGCSASGYNIKSNTARTGQAMQESWAYYAGQTGMSGRKYAGVAPGCQRNFVVFIGNATGANDKPGDGGNPPHISTLAAAPGITDALKKNIVIPETSYGTSTFSCGIYKAGTHNEGSGLYADEWARYMFQTDLYSGFDEKQGITSYTVGFMGPQCTPDYPALLTSTAKVGGGKYFPTTDYTQLKAAFDAILTEVQAVNSVFSSASLPVSVNAQGTFENQIFLGMFRPDGDGDPRWVGNLKQFQFILDYPDPTKPDPNKATLKLGDALGNEALSASGTGFISPSAVSFWTKLDAAPGFFVNDPKGAGGAFDYPDGEFVEKGGAAQVMRNKSLTSTNYSATASGPRKLYTYCPAIPGITAALCPASASSDLTASVNAFSAGNALITDSVLGVGLLAGDTVINWLAGQDNKALDEAGPGTPVTVRPSVHGDVIHSRPVVINYGDTRGTVVFYGANDGVYRAVNGSQTQAIGTTPPGGELWGLVAPEHFKKINRLRENDPDLKFSTAGAATSKPKDYFFDGSTGLYQTLKADGRTTNEAILYVTMRRGGRSMYAIDVADPVAPKVLWHISNENAAFGELGETWSRPRLALTNLPFSATGGSATLSRPVLVFGGGYSGGYDASGNPLGEDAEPPKANTMGRGIYVVNALTGARIWSAQKSCGTLSNCKEVSNMNWSFPADLSFVDRNNDGRVDRLYAADTGGNVWRVDINDADTTKWEVTKLAALGCDAGVCASGTTPRKFFFPPSVISVGATGAAGSFDAVLLGSGDREHPLQAVSDTSSSLFVRNRFYMLADTATGMSVATKAAAAPALPMTEAALDSLATASSRYTRDTSDGGFYFTFSTGEKVVNAPTTVRGTTYFGTNRPTAASSSSCSSNLGLARGYALDPFTGALSSLVYDGGGLPPSPTSGLVTITIPPTEPGKDPTSVTKLFCIGCAGGDPNKPSGDRTDDGPGSKGGGEGSDGADCRSAVGNCPPVKSVQKNPRRTYWFVR from the coding sequence ATGGCAGCGGTGCTCGCCATCACCGTGATTCCGACAGTCGGCTTTTCCGAGGACATCGACATCTACGTGGGTGGCACCACCGGAGGTGCACCCAACCTGCTGTTCGTGTTTGACAACTCGGCTGCGTTCGAGGCGTCTGCCGCCAATACCTGCAAGTACCTCGATGACGGTACGGCGCCATCGCTGGGCAACTCGGTCGGTGGTATTCAGCAGTGCGCGTTCTACAACATCGTTTATGGACTCAAGGACGACTCCGTCAACCTCGGCTTGATGATCTTCAACTCCAACGGCATGCGGGATCGGTACGGTGAGTACTGCAATGCCAACATCGGGGGTTGCCTGGCCCAACCTTTGACAGCGGTCAACGCATCGACCAAGACCGATCTCCTCAAATGGATCCGATCGTGGTGCACCAGCGGCTGCAGCGCCAGTGGTTACAACATCAAATCCAACACGGCGCGCACCGGCCAGGCCATGCAGGAGTCGTGGGCCTATTACGCGGGTCAGACTGGCATGTCCGGTCGAAAATATGCGGGCGTCGCGCCTGGTTGCCAGCGAAACTTTGTGGTCTTCATTGGCAACGCAACCGGCGCCAACGACAAGCCTGGCGACGGCGGCAACCCGCCGCACATCAGCACGTTGGCGGCTGCACCGGGCATCACCGACGCGCTCAAGAAAAACATCGTCATACCAGAGACGTCCTACGGAACGAGCACATTTTCCTGCGGCATTTACAAGGCCGGCACGCACAACGAAGGTTCGGGGCTGTATGCCGACGAATGGGCTCGCTACATGTTCCAGACGGACCTCTACTCCGGCTTCGATGAAAAGCAAGGCATCACGTCCTACACCGTCGGCTTCATGGGGCCACAGTGCACGCCAGACTACCCGGCCCTGCTGACCAGCACGGCCAAGGTGGGTGGCGGCAAGTACTTTCCCACCACCGACTACACGCAGCTCAAAGCCGCGTTTGACGCGATCCTGACCGAAGTGCAGGCGGTCAACAGTGTGTTCTCGTCGGCCAGCCTGCCGGTGAGCGTGAATGCGCAAGGCACTTTTGAAAACCAGATTTTCCTGGGCATGTTCCGCCCGGACGGCGACGGTGATCCGCGCTGGGTGGGCAACCTCAAACAATTCCAGTTCATTCTGGACTATCCGGATCCCACAAAACCAGACCCCAACAAGGCTACGTTGAAGCTCGGTGATGCGCTGGGTAACGAAGCACTCAGTGCCTCTGGCACGGGCTTCATCTCACCCTCGGCGGTCAGCTTCTGGACCAAGCTCGATGCTGCCCCTGGTTTCTTCGTGAATGACCCCAAGGGCGCTGGCGGCGCGTTTGACTACCCGGACGGTGAATTCGTGGAGAAGGGCGGTGCAGCGCAGGTGATGCGTAACAAGAGCTTGACTTCCACGAACTATTCGGCGACGGCGTCCGGTCCCCGCAAGCTCTACACCTACTGTCCCGCCATTCCCGGTATCACTGCCGCCTTGTGCCCGGCTTCTGCTTCAAGCGACCTGACAGCGTCCGTCAATGCATTCTCGGCTGGCAATGCTCTGATCACCGACTCGGTGCTCGGCGTTGGACTGCTTGCCGGCGACACGGTGATCAACTGGCTGGCGGGCCAGGACAACAAAGCGCTTGATGAAGCCGGTCCTGGCACCCCGGTCACGGTCAGGCCTTCTGTGCATGGCGACGTGATCCACTCGCGGCCAGTGGTGATCAACTATGGCGACACGCGCGGCACGGTGGTGTTCTACGGAGCCAACGACGGTGTCTACCGTGCCGTCAACGGCAGCCAGACCCAAGCCATTGGCACCACACCTCCGGGTGGTGAACTGTGGGGGCTGGTGGCACCCGAGCATTTCAAGAAGATCAATCGACTGCGTGAAAACGATCCCGACCTCAAGTTCTCCACGGCAGGAGCGGCGACGTCCAAACCGAAGGACTATTTCTTCGATGGCTCGACCGGTCTCTACCAGACGCTCAAAGCAGACGGTCGGACCACCAACGAGGCCATCCTTTATGTCACGATGCGGCGCGGTGGCCGGTCGATGTACGCGATCGACGTGGCCGATCCGGTGGCTCCCAAAGTTCTGTGGCACATCAGCAATGAAAATGCGGCGTTTGGTGAACTGGGTGAAACCTGGTCCCGCCCGCGACTGGCCCTGACCAACCTCCCATTCAGCGCTACCGGTGGCAGCGCCACACTCTCCCGCCCGGTGCTGGTGTTCGGCGGCGGCTACTCCGGTGGTTACGACGCCAGCGGCAATCCGCTGGGTGAAGACGCAGAGCCGCCAAAGGCCAACACCATGGGCCGTGGTATCTATGTGGTCAACGCATTGACGGGTGCGCGCATCTGGAGCGCCCAGAAGAGCTGCGGCACTCTGAGCAACTGCAAAGAAGTGTCCAACATGAACTGGTCCTTCCCAGCCGACCTCAGCTTCGTTGACCGCAACAACGATGGTCGTGTCGACCGGCTTTACGCCGCCGACACGGGTGGCAATGTCTGGCGTGTCGACATCAACGATGCTGACACCACGAAGTGGGAGGTCACCAAGCTCGCGGCATTGGGTTGTGATGCCGGTGTGTGCGCCAGCGGCACCACGCCGCGCAAGTTCTTCTTCCCCCCATCGGTGATCTCGGTGGGTGCCACGGGCGCAGCAGGATCGTTCGATGCCGTACTGCTGGGTTCAGGCGATCGTGAACACCCGCTGCAGGCGGTTTCGGACACGTCATCCTCCCTGTTCGTCAGGAACCGCTTCTACATGCTCGCGGACACGGCGACAGGCATGAGTGTGGCGACCAAGGCGGCCGCTGCACCCGCGCTGCCGATGACCGAGGCGGCATTGGATTCGCTGGCGACGGCTTCTTCTCGCTACACCCGCGATACGTCCGACGGCGGTTTTTACTTCACCTTCAGCACGGGTGAGAAAGTGGTGAACGCGCCAACGACTGTGCGCGGAACGACCTATTTCGGTACCAACCGGCCCACAGCGGCAAGTTCCAGTTCTTGCAGCTCCAACCTGGGCCTTGCGCGAGGCTATGCGCTTGATCCTTTCACTGGTGCGCTCAGCTCCCTGGTGTATGACGGCGGTGGTTTGCCCCCTTCCCCAACGTCGGGTCTTGTCACGATCACCATTCCCCCAACCGAACCAGGCAAAGATCCAACCTCTGTCACCAAGCTGTTCTGCATTGGTTGTGCGGGTGGGGACCCCAACAAGCCTTCAGGTGATCGCACTGATGACGGACCTGGATCGAAGGGGGGCGGCGAAGGCAGCGATGGGGCTGATTGCCGCTCGGCCGTGGGTAACTGCCCGCCAGTGAAGAGCGTGCAAAAGAATCCGCGGCGCACATACTGGTTCGTGCGGTAG
- a CDS encoding PilW family protein gives MKQQNPIRRGQHGVTLIELMVSIAIGLFLVVGLATLFSQQSGARRSIDNTGKLIENGRYAMFVLSKDIQLAGYLGELTVPPAAPAAVPNPCLLTVAELESAMPLQLQGFNNPAGAAVPACVTNHRAGTDIVVVRRADVAPVALGAAQAGHVYLQTGVIAPLSTVFNYRFNQAPSATFDLRLKDGLTVSPLRRYITHIYFVSTCSDPGADGVCGAGDDTIPTLKRLEITVTGGARTFNTVALVEGIENMQIDYGLDVLLPAAPGAIDGSADLFTEGTVSNGAVAMTAEDWTNVVAVRIHLLARSLDPEAGYQDGKVYNLGLAGNTAATGDAFKRHVFSQLVRVVNPSGRREP, from the coding sequence ATGAAGCAACAAAATCCGATCCGCCGCGGCCAACATGGCGTCACCTTGATCGAGCTTATGGTTTCCATCGCGATCGGTCTTTTTCTCGTTGTGGGCCTTGCCACGTTGTTTTCTCAGCAGAGCGGTGCGCGCCGTTCGATCGACAACACCGGAAAACTGATTGAAAACGGTCGCTATGCCATGTTTGTCCTTTCCAAGGACATCCAGCTGGCGGGCTATCTGGGTGAGTTGACCGTCCCTCCGGCCGCTCCGGCCGCCGTTCCCAATCCCTGCCTGCTCACGGTCGCAGAACTCGAGAGCGCCATGCCTTTGCAACTGCAGGGGTTCAACAATCCCGCAGGTGCGGCGGTCCCCGCTTGCGTGACCAACCACCGTGCGGGCACCGACATCGTCGTGGTGCGCCGCGCTGATGTTGCGCCGGTGGCGCTGGGCGCAGCGCAGGCAGGTCATGTGTACTTGCAAACTGGCGTGATTGCGCCCCTGTCAACCGTTTTCAATTACCGATTCAACCAAGCGCCTTCAGCTACTTTCGACCTTCGGCTCAAGGACGGTCTCACAGTCTCACCGCTGCGGCGCTACATCACGCACATCTACTTCGTCAGCACGTGCAGCGACCCTGGGGCCGACGGTGTGTGTGGTGCTGGCGACGACACCATTCCGACGCTCAAGCGCCTCGAAATAACGGTGACCGGCGGTGCACGTACGTTCAACACGGTAGCCTTGGTTGAAGGTATCGAAAACATGCAGATCGACTATGGCCTGGATGTCTTGCTGCCAGCGGCGCCAGGCGCCATCGATGGCAGTGCCGACCTGTTCACGGAGGGCACTGTGTCAAACGGCGCAGTGGCCATGACCGCTGAAGACTGGACGAATGTGGTGGCCGTGCGTATTCACCTTCTGGCTCGCAGCCTGGACCCGGAGGCCGGGTACCAGGACGGCAAGGTCTACAACCTGGGACTGGCCGGCAATACTGCCGCGACAGGGGACGCCTTCAAACGGCATGTGTTTTCGCAGTTGGTCAGAGTCGTCAACCCCAGCGGCAGGAGAGAGCCATGA
- the pilV gene encoding type IV pilus modification protein PilV, whose amino-acid sequence MSLIKLQKSRRRRVRGSSLIEVMTTLVILMIGLLGLVGVMLQSQRAQVESYERVQALGILQDMADRMNTNRASASCYALTDQATGISPFLGTGGAAVPGCGTGTATQIARAQADMAEWRDLLLGANEALGGANVGAALGARGCITSVPGVPNTYQISVAWQGRDQIAAPPAAVPCASGEFGADSQRRAVSVTVKMADFAFAGP is encoded by the coding sequence ATGTCCTTGATCAAACTTCAGAAGTCCAGACGGCGTCGAGTCCGAGGGAGCAGTCTTATCGAAGTCATGACGACTTTGGTAATTCTGATGATTGGCCTGCTTGGGCTGGTAGGAGTCATGCTGCAAAGCCAGAGGGCACAAGTGGAGTCGTACGAGCGTGTGCAGGCATTGGGAATCCTGCAAGACATGGCCGACCGGATGAATACCAATCGTGCGTCGGCTTCCTGCTATGCCCTCACCGATCAAGCTACGGGAATCTCACCTTTCCTGGGTACCGGTGGGGCGGCCGTTCCTGGTTGTGGTACCGGCACTGCCACTCAGATTGCGCGAGCGCAGGCCGACATGGCCGAGTGGCGCGACCTGCTGCTCGGTGCAAATGAGGCACTGGGTGGCGCCAACGTGGGTGCCGCGCTTGGCGCCAGAGGCTGCATTACCTCGGTGCCTGGCGTACCCAACACTTACCAAATCAGTGTGGCGTGGCAGGGCCGAGATCAAATCGCCGCGCCGCCAGCCGCAGTGCCTTGCGCGAGTGGCGAGTTTGGAGCAGACAGTCAGCGCCGAGCGGTGAGCGTCACTGTCAAGATGGCTGATTTTGCATTTGCAGGCCCATGA
- a CDS encoding GspH/FimT family pseudopilin: MANSLHQRRHLERLRHGGFTLVELMVTLAVLVVLLIVAVPSFDGVIRQQRARAAVSDLQTTFILARSEAIKRNANIAIQPKVAATGWTSGWTVLAGAVTLYDQAAYSGVTITPSSGNATVLTYANSGRTTANAQVRFSVQAGDVRRCVIVGVSGTPSSTNQPCP, encoded by the coding sequence ATGGCGAACAGCCTGCACCAGCGCCGCCATCTCGAAAGGCTTCGGCACGGGGGATTCACGCTTGTTGAACTGATGGTCACCCTGGCCGTTTTGGTGGTGCTGCTGATCGTGGCGGTTCCATCGTTCGACGGAGTGATTCGACAGCAACGTGCTCGTGCTGCTGTGTCCGATCTTCAAACGACCTTCATTCTGGCGCGTAGTGAGGCGATCAAGCGCAATGCGAATATCGCCATCCAGCCGAAGGTGGCGGCGACCGGGTGGACGAGTGGCTGGACTGTACTGGCCGGTGCAGTCACTCTCTATGACCAGGCTGCCTACTCAGGGGTGACGATCACGCCCAGTTCCGGAAATGCGACGGTCCTTACCTACGCCAACTCGGGGCGCACCACGGCCAATGCTCAAGTTCGGTTCAGTGTTCAAGCGGGTGATGTCCGGCGATGTGTGATTGTCGGCGTCAGTGGCACCCCTTCCAGTACCAATCAGCCATGTCCTTGA
- a CDS encoding type IV pilin protein → MSTFKHRGFTLIELMITVAIVAILAAVAYPSYQNYILRANRSAAQSFLFNVANRQEQQMINARSYFGIAAGTAAQWTGVGVTVPKEVSANYTVTVVANNAATPPSYQALATPIGRQVADTRCGTLTLTQAGARGVQNATASATECW, encoded by the coding sequence ATGTCCACTTTCAAGCACCGCGGGTTCACGCTGATCGAGCTCATGATCACGGTGGCCATTGTCGCCATCCTGGCGGCAGTGGCGTATCCGTCGTATCAGAATTACATTCTTCGCGCCAACAGGTCTGCTGCCCAGAGCTTTCTTTTCAATGTTGCCAACCGGCAGGAGCAGCAAATGATCAACGCGCGATCCTATTTCGGGATTGCCGCTGGTACCGCCGCGCAGTGGACCGGCGTCGGTGTCACCGTGCCCAAAGAGGTTTCGGCCAATTACACCGTGACTGTCGTGGCCAACAACGCGGCGACGCCGCCTTCCTACCAGGCGTTGGCAACGCCGATTGGCCGACAGGTGGCAGACACCCGCTGCGGGACGTTGACGCTCACACAGGCGGGTGCACGTGGTGTGCAAAACGCTACCGCATCTGCCACGGAATGCTGGTGA
- the ribD gene encoding bifunctional diaminohydroxyphosphoribosylaminopyrimidine deaminase/5-amino-6-(5-phosphoribosylamino)uracil reductase RibD codes for MNSFDLQIHGALRVAERALRLSNPNPRVGCVLQDDHGQTIGEGHTQATGGPHAEVMALRDAAARGHETRGATAFVTLEPCSHHGRTPPCCDALIAAKITKVVVASTDPNPLVAGRGMARLRSAGIEVELLPPDGDAARASRELNIGFFSRMIRGTPWVRMKVAASLDGTTALDNGASQWITGEAARLDGQAWRARACAVLTGIGTVLQDDPRLDVRLPGTTRQPHLVVVDSELNTPPTARLFEPATGGLPRQVWIYHSALDAGKQSALAERGALLIHMPGANQKVSLPDMLRDLAQREVNELHVEAGHKLNGSFLREGLVDELLLYLAPRLLGQGAGFSSFGPLKQLHDGIQLHFSAVEHIGEDLRILARVHGKDAFLETEQG; via the coding sequence GTGAATTCTTTTGATCTACAAATACACGGCGCTCTGCGAGTGGCCGAGCGTGCACTGCGTCTGTCCAACCCCAATCCTCGCGTCGGTTGCGTACTGCAGGACGACCATGGCCAAACGATTGGCGAAGGCCACACACAGGCGACCGGGGGCCCACACGCCGAGGTGATGGCCCTGCGAGATGCTGCGGCGCGAGGGCATGAAACTCGCGGTGCCACGGCATTTGTCACGCTGGAGCCCTGCTCTCACCACGGTCGTACACCGCCCTGCTGCGACGCATTGATCGCCGCCAAGATCACCAAGGTGGTGGTGGCCTCCACGGACCCCAATCCACTGGTGGCCGGGCGCGGAATGGCGCGCTTGAGGTCGGCAGGCATTGAGGTGGAATTGCTCCCCCCTGACGGCGACGCTGCGCGAGCATCACGCGAGCTCAACATCGGCTTCTTCAGTCGCATGATTCGCGGCACGCCATGGGTTCGCATGAAAGTGGCCGCCTCGCTCGACGGAACGACCGCGCTGGACAATGGCGCAAGCCAATGGATCACCGGAGAGGCTGCGCGCCTCGATGGCCAAGCTTGGCGGGCAAGAGCATGTGCCGTGCTGACAGGCATTGGCACCGTGTTGCAAGACGATCCGAGGCTCGACGTGAGATTGCCTGGAACGACTCGACAGCCACACCTTGTGGTGGTGGACAGCGAATTGAACACGCCACCAACCGCTCGCCTGTTCGAACCCGCGACAGGCGGTCTGCCTCGGCAGGTCTGGATTTACCACTCAGCGCTGGATGCAGGAAAACAATCCGCCTTGGCCGAGCGGGGCGCCCTACTGATCCACATGCCGGGGGCCAACCAGAAGGTGAGTCTGCCCGACATGCTGCGCGATCTGGCTCAGCGTGAAGTGAATGAACTGCACGTGGAAGCCGGCCACAAGCTCAACGGATCGTTCCTGCGCGAAGGCCTGGTAGACGAGCTGCTGCTGTACCTGGCCCCCAGGCTGCTCGGACAAGGCGCAGGATTTTCCAGTTTCGGCCCGCTCAAGCAGTTGCACGATGGCATTCAACTCCACTTCTCAGCGGTCGAGCACATAGGCGAAGACCTGCGCATCTTGGCGCGGGTGCACGGCAAAGACGCATTTCTGGAGACCGAGCAGGGCTGA
- a CDS encoding PilC/PilY family type IV pilus protein → MNAMMTMGRFTLGQCMGAIALAALVLAAALPALNGHLMHSHREDARAALLKATQWMEQTATALGHYPGHRIIPREVLAVEGGRYVISVQSVNGLDFTLTATPVAAQAADECGAYRVNQAGTRIQMATAAVDGPLSRHDIFSGTQWNQLAIGTGGRGEKLVYGLRSPLKPNGDRTPDMGDFFWEAGPDTLDSTSVVTGYMTNPARSGQTDSGDWVAVVNSGHYNGQAGGSKAGLVVLNAMTGALVRSIPLPATYSAGRGLGGVTLVRDTRRRIVAAYAGDANGNLWRFDLRGAPSSWKVAYDKPLFTTRNNRPIYAAPLWHVHPNGGYIVVFGTGMVLEDGDLADTSIRESLYGIWDPTTKAGVQKTGFDTVQTNALVEQSALKLEMDVNGTQGYSLSENAIDWTKYNGWFFNLNAATGERVIDQVRAVGSSVEINTVALDSSVYNDTESCTPTNLPTNAVYILDALTGAGRPAFDLDGDGVVDNVAGVVRKMGGLSRNISVINVLGSGSGVMTHHGEGDPDSDGDCKASPFKVVGLQDGVLVGQTICLNNKNTPKPWSRQQYQLTRPPL, encoded by the coding sequence ATGAACGCCATGATGACCATGGGCCGCTTCACGCTCGGCCAGTGCATGGGGGCGATTGCCCTGGCAGCCTTGGTGTTGGCAGCGGCACTGCCCGCTTTAAATGGTCATCTGATGCACAGCCATCGAGAAGATGCCCGTGCAGCGCTGTTGAAAGCGACGCAATGGATGGAACAAACGGCCACGGCTCTCGGCCATTACCCGGGACACAGGATCATTCCACGCGAGGTGTTGGCGGTTGAAGGGGGGCGTTACGTCATTTCAGTCCAATCTGTGAATGGCCTGGACTTCACTTTGACCGCCACCCCCGTGGCCGCGCAGGCAGCCGATGAGTGCGGTGCATACCGTGTCAATCAGGCGGGCACGCGAATTCAGATGGCCACGGCAGCAGTTGATGGCCCACTGAGCCGACATGACATTTTTTCGGGCACTCAGTGGAATCAGCTTGCCATCGGCACAGGCGGGCGGGGCGAGAAGCTGGTGTACGGCTTGCGATCGCCACTCAAGCCCAACGGTGACCGAACGCCGGACATGGGCGACTTCTTCTGGGAGGCTGGACCCGACACTCTCGACAGCACCTCTGTTGTCACGGGCTACATGACCAATCCCGCGCGCAGCGGACAGACCGACTCGGGAGACTGGGTGGCGGTGGTCAACAGCGGCCACTACAACGGACAGGCCGGTGGAAGCAAGGCAGGCTTGGTCGTGCTCAATGCCATGACAGGAGCACTGGTGCGCAGCATTCCACTACCCGCCACGTACTCTGCGGGCCGCGGGCTGGGTGGCGTGACCCTGGTGCGAGACACCCGCAGACGCATCGTGGCAGCTTACGCCGGTGACGCCAATGGCAACCTGTGGCGCTTCGACCTCCGCGGCGCGCCATCTTCATGGAAAGTCGCCTACGACAAGCCATTGTTCACCACCAGAAACAACCGGCCCATCTATGCCGCGCCTCTTTGGCACGTTCATCCCAATGGCGGATACATCGTGGTTTTCGGTACCGGCATGGTGCTCGAAGACGGCGATCTGGCAGACACGTCCATTCGCGAGAGCCTTTACGGAATTTGGGATCCGACCACCAAAGCTGGTGTTCAGAAAACCGGATTCGACACTGTTCAGACCAACGCCTTGGTGGAACAGTCCGCCCTCAAGCTGGAGATGGATGTCAATGGAACTCAGGGCTACTCCCTTTCCGAAAACGCCATTGACTGGACCAAATACAACGGTTGGTTTTTCAACCTGAATGCTGCGACAGGCGAGCGCGTCATTGATCAGGTTCGAGCGGTGGGTTCCAGCGTCGAGATCAACACGGTGGCACTGGACAGCAGCGTTTACAACGACACCGAGAGTTGCACCCCTACCAATCTGCCAACGAATGCGGTCTACATCCTTGACGCGCTGACCGGCGCAGGGAGACCAGCGTTCGACCTCGATGGCGATGGCGTGGTGGACAACGTTGCGGGTGTAGTGCGCAAGATGGGAGGACTATCGCGCAACATCAGCGTGATCAATGTCTTGGGCAGTGGCAGTGGAGTGATGACCCATCACGGGGAAGGCGATCCAGATAGCGACGGAGATTGCAAAGCGTCCCCTTTTAAGGTTGTTGGATTGCAGGATGGTGTGCTCGTTGGACAAACAATATGCCTGAACAACAAAAACACCCCCAAACCCTGGAGCCGCCAGCAATACCAGCTGACAAGGCCACCACTGTGA
- a CDS encoding type IV pilin protein translates to MNSPAHSNTMGGFTLIEVMVVAAIVAILAAVAYPSYRESIRASQRADVQRALVEAAQFMRRFHSSRDAYVGATLPANLQRSPAAGAAAYNIQLVEGNNLVVVAAVAQTFSLRATRAGMMLGDRCGDLVIADTGQRQLVNALPGQTLQGCFRGS, encoded by the coding sequence GTGAACTCACCCGCACACTCCAACACCATGGGCGGATTCACGCTCATCGAGGTCATGGTGGTCGCCGCCATCGTGGCCATCCTCGCCGCCGTGGCCTACCCCTCCTACCGGGAGTCCATTCGCGCGTCCCAGCGCGCGGATGTGCAGCGCGCGCTGGTGGAAGCGGCCCAGTTCATGCGCCGTTTCCACAGTTCGCGCGACGCGTACGTCGGCGCCACCTTGCCGGCCAACCTGCAACGGTCGCCGGCTGCAGGCGCGGCGGCGTACAACATTCAGCTCGTGGAGGGAAACAACCTGGTCGTCGTCGCAGCCGTCGCGCAAACCTTCTCCTTGCGGGCCACGCGTGCCGGCATGATGCTGGGTGACCGTTGTGGGGACCTGGTGATCGCCGACACAGGGCAACGCCAACTCGTGAACGCCCTGCCAGGTCAAACGCTGCAAGGGTGCTTCCGAGGTTCCTGA
- a CDS encoding riboflavin synthase — translation MFTGIITGVGRIAALHDLGSSLDHGKRLTIEAPPGYLDDVGLGDSIALNGACMTVTTLDLPQQRFTIDISAESLARTAGLAQAGHRINLEKALRAHDRLGGHIVSGHVDGVGRVTRFAQVGESWELRVMAPPELGKYLAYKGSITVNGVSLTVNSVKDTTEGCEFSINLIPHTVENTSLGQLTNGSAVNLEIDTVARYVERMLSAGQPNLKEPA, via the coding sequence ATGTTTACCGGCATCATCACCGGCGTGGGGCGCATCGCCGCCCTCCACGACCTGGGCAGCTCTTTGGACCATGGCAAGCGACTCACGATCGAGGCACCCCCCGGGTATCTTGATGACGTCGGCTTGGGCGACAGCATTGCGCTCAACGGCGCCTGCATGACCGTGACCACGCTGGATCTGCCCCAGCAGCGTTTCACCATCGACATCTCGGCCGAGTCGCTTGCCCGCACCGCGGGGCTGGCGCAGGCCGGACACCGCATCAATCTGGAAAAGGCCCTTCGCGCCCACGACCGTCTGGGCGGGCACATCGTCTCCGGTCATGTGGATGGCGTCGGGCGCGTGACCCGTTTTGCCCAGGTGGGCGAAAGCTGGGAGTTGCGGGTGATGGCGCCGCCCGAACTCGGCAAATACCTCGCCTACAAGGGCTCCATCACCGTCAACGGCGTGAGCCTGACTGTCAATTCGGTCAAAGACACCACCGAGGGCTGTGAATTCAGCATCAACCTCATACCCCACACAGTGGAGAACACCTCGCTGGGCCAGTTGACCAACGGCAGCGCGGTCAATCTGGAAATCGACACCGTCGCGCGCTACGTGGAGCGCATGCTCAGCGCCGGCCAACCCAATCTCAAGGAACCCGCATGA